One genomic region from Terriglobus aquaticus encodes:
- a CDS encoding DUF6321 domain-containing protein: protein MATKQASKGAAKKTARKTAAKGAPQSMPKAGRNPKGGLTQVGRDFFAKRDGSHLKPGVTGKADTPEKMLRKGSFLVRTFTHPRGPMIDPKGEPTRLALSAHAWGEKVPKTISEAHTLAAKGHTLLSKYHAEQERNGAEKKSGTRTAAKSPGSTASRKQTRKAPAKKTAGSGTKRANKTAARRQTRSKSS from the coding sequence ATGGCAACCAAGCAGGCCAGCAAAGGTGCGGCGAAAAAGACGGCGCGCAAGACAGCGGCAAAGGGTGCTCCGCAGAGCATGCCGAAAGCAGGACGGAATCCAAAGGGAGGTCTGACCCAGGTGGGACGCGACTTCTTTGCCAAGCGGGACGGATCGCACCTGAAACCAGGCGTGACCGGCAAGGCCGACACGCCCGAAAAGATGCTGCGCAAAGGTTCGTTCCTGGTCCGCACCTTCACCCACCCGCGTGGACCCATGATCGATCCGAAGGGCGAACCGACGCGACTGGCGCTGAGTGCCCACGCATGGGGCGAAAAGGTTCCGAAGACCATCAGCGAGGCGCATACGCTCGCCGCAAAGGGGCACACGCTCCTGTCGAAGTACCACGCGGAACAGGAGCGCAACGGAGCGGAGAAGAAGTCTGGAACGCGCACAGCAGCGAAGTCGCCGGGCAGCACAGCCAGTCGCAAGCAGACGAGGAAAGCGCCAGCAAAGAAGACAGCGGGTTCGGGTACGAAGAGAGCGAACAAGACCGCTGCCAGAAGGCAGACCAGAAGCAAGTCAAGCTAA
- the lon gene encoding endopeptidase La, which produces MPNDFLSVIQPNAGQEQAKPSSQRALPVLPVRETVLFPHAVMPLTVGRESSIQLIQSLGDERTILVVAQRDARQDTPDAADLHETGTIATIHKVVKMPNQSLFVFTEGMERARLGDFEQTAPFLTATYERWPDLDVVNSPELEALQRNVVSQFQQIVTASPTLSDDLQTIALNIDEPGRLADFIASSLPFLTTTDKQDLLETPDIAARLERLNRHLVKELEVQQLRSKIQNEVQDAVQQSQREYYLREQMKAISKELGEGDEGNKDVEELRAKIEAAGMPADTKKEALKELGRLQRMNPAQPDYGMTRNYVEWLALLPWSKSSGGEVDIRKAEECLNEDHYGLQKVKDRILDYLSVRRLKPDMKGPILCFVGPPGVGKTSLGKSIARALGRKFARISLGGMHDEAEIRGHRRTYIGAMPGQIVQNLKRVETNDPVFMLDEIDKLGRDFRGDPAAALLETLDPAQNGTFRDNYLDQPFDLSKVLFICTANQLDPIPAPLLDRMEIIELTGYTEEEKVNIAERYLVPRQIKENGIEPEGSHPEPVTTDTATAAVGDDRGELLNGDAAVSHSTAEATAEVPESNKPEELQGEPRIVFPRESLAIIARHYTREAGVRKLEQLVGTVCRKQARRIAEGKTEPLTVTDEVIHQFLGGYKVRVDTEIAERTKRSGVAVGLAWTPVGGDVLFIEANKMKGKGSFQITGQIGDVMKESMQAALTWVRSNAGLLRLDEDVLKDIDLHLHVPAGAIPKDGPSAGVTMATAIVSLLTDRPVRPLLAMTGEITLSGNVLPVGGIKEKFLAAKRAGVRDVILPIDVKPNVEEDLTADQIEGVTIHYASRIEDVLDVALPHTLREAQQAEQVREELLSAA; this is translated from the coding sequence ATGCCAAATGATTTTCTAAGTGTCATCCAGCCCAACGCCGGGCAAGAGCAGGCGAAACCGTCCAGCCAGCGAGCTCTGCCGGTGCTTCCCGTTCGCGAAACGGTGCTGTTTCCCCACGCCGTGATGCCGCTGACGGTAGGCCGCGAGAGCTCCATTCAACTAATTCAGTCGCTTGGCGATGAGCGCACCATCCTGGTTGTGGCACAGCGGGACGCGCGGCAGGACACGCCGGATGCTGCCGACCTGCACGAAACGGGCACCATCGCAACCATCCACAAGGTGGTCAAGATGCCCAACCAGTCCCTTTTTGTCTTCACGGAAGGCATGGAGCGGGCTCGTCTGGGCGACTTTGAACAGACCGCGCCCTTTCTGACCGCAACGTATGAGCGGTGGCCCGACCTGGACGTCGTGAACTCTCCGGAACTGGAAGCCCTGCAGCGCAACGTGGTCTCACAGTTCCAGCAGATTGTCACGGCGTCGCCGACCCTGTCGGACGACCTGCAAACGATCGCCTTGAACATCGACGAGCCGGGCCGGCTCGCGGACTTTATTGCGTCCTCGCTCCCGTTCCTGACCACGACCGATAAGCAGGACCTGCTGGAAACTCCTGACATCGCAGCGCGGCTGGAGCGTTTGAATCGGCACCTGGTGAAGGAGCTGGAAGTGCAGCAACTGCGCTCCAAGATTCAGAACGAAGTGCAGGACGCCGTGCAGCAGTCGCAGCGCGAGTACTACCTGCGCGAGCAGATGAAGGCGATCAGCAAGGAGCTGGGCGAGGGCGATGAAGGCAACAAGGACGTTGAGGAGCTTCGCGCAAAGATCGAAGCTGCCGGGATGCCGGCCGACACCAAAAAGGAAGCCCTGAAGGAACTTGGCCGCCTGCAGCGCATGAATCCGGCGCAGCCCGACTACGGCATGACCCGCAACTACGTGGAGTGGCTCGCGCTGCTGCCGTGGTCGAAGTCGTCCGGCGGGGAAGTCGACATCCGGAAGGCAGAAGAGTGCCTGAACGAGGACCACTACGGCCTGCAGAAGGTAAAGGACCGCATCCTCGACTACCTTTCCGTCCGGCGCTTGAAGCCTGACATGAAGGGACCGATCCTGTGCTTCGTTGGACCTCCGGGCGTGGGCAAGACCTCGCTGGGTAAGTCGATCGCAAGGGCGCTTGGTCGCAAGTTCGCGCGTATCTCGCTGGGCGGTATGCACGACGAGGCGGAGATCCGCGGCCACCGTCGCACCTACATCGGCGCCATGCCAGGGCAGATCGTGCAGAACCTGAAGCGGGTCGAGACGAATGACCCCGTCTTCATGCTGGACGAAATCGACAAGCTTGGCCGCGACTTCCGCGGCGATCCGGCTGCTGCTCTGTTGGAGACGCTGGACCCGGCGCAGAACGGGACGTTCCGCGACAACTACCTGGACCAGCCGTTTGATTTGTCCAAGGTGCTGTTCATCTGCACGGCTAACCAGCTCGATCCGATCCCGGCTCCGCTGCTGGATCGCATGGAGATCATCGAACTCACCGGCTACACCGAGGAGGAGAAGGTCAACATCGCAGAACGGTACCTGGTGCCGCGGCAGATCAAGGAGAACGGGATTGAACCCGAAGGCTCGCACCCGGAACCGGTCACCACGGATACGGCAACTGCGGCCGTCGGCGACGACCGCGGCGAACTGCTGAACGGGGATGCCGCAGTCAGCCATTCCACGGCAGAGGCAACGGCCGAAGTGCCCGAGTCGAACAAGCCCGAGGAGTTGCAAGGCGAGCCACGCATCGTGTTTCCGCGGGAGTCGCTGGCGATCATTGCCCGCCACTACACGCGCGAAGCGGGCGTGCGCAAGCTGGAGCAATTGGTAGGCACGGTGTGCCGCAAGCAGGCGCGCCGTATCGCCGAGGGCAAGACCGAGCCGCTGACCGTAACGGACGAGGTCATCCACCAGTTCCTGGGCGGCTACAAGGTGCGTGTGGATACCGAGATTGCGGAGCGCACCAAGCGCAGCGGTGTCGCGGTTGGCCTGGCGTGGACTCCTGTGGGCGGCGATGTTCTCTTCATCGAAGCCAACAAGATGAAGGGCAAGGGCAGCTTCCAGATCACGGGCCAGATTGGCGACGTGATGAAGGAGAGCATGCAGGCAGCGCTTACGTGGGTTCGCAGCAATGCGGGTCTGCTCCGCCTCGACGAAGACGTGCTGAAGGATATCGACCTGCACCTGCACGTGCCGGCCGGTGCCATTCCGAAGGACGGACCTTCGGCGGGCGTGACGATGGCGACCGCGATTGTCTCCCTGCTGACCGACCGCCCCGTGCGTCCGCTGCTGGCCATGACGGGCGAGATCACCCTGAGCGGCAATGTACTGCCGGTCGGTGGCATCAAGGAGAAGTTCCTTGCGGCCAAGCGCGCTGGGGTTCGCGACGTGATCCTGCCGATCGATGTGAAGCCGAACGTGGAGGAAGATCTCACGGCGGACCAGATCGAGGGCGTTACCATTCACTACGCATCGCGCATTGAGGATGTGCTCGACGTCGCGCTGCCACACACTCTGCGCGAAGCGCAGCAGGCTGAGCAGGTGCGCGAGGAGTTGCTCTCAGCAGCCTGA
- a CDS encoding prephenate dehydratase — MRVAIQGEPGSNSHLAVQEMVGNAELVPCSLSVEVFERLAEGAANAAVLPIENSLHGAVADHYDLLLNHQVRIVGERSLRIRHALIAATNVPIEQIERVLSHPVALSQCRRFFLAHPKCRAVPAYDTAGSVKLVLASGNPAEAAIAAPYAAEVYGGTILRRDLEDDPQNFTRFLLLVPTAAAPLDTLAAEQPVKASLAFSIAHRPGSLVYALSLLAEHGADLTRIESRPVPGRPWEYVFFVDLRMQSLAGLDAVLQSLSRECHFVKELGRYTESVTVETTAAEPARV; from the coding sequence ATGCGGGTTGCAATTCAGGGAGAGCCGGGGTCGAACAGCCACCTGGCGGTTCAGGAGATGGTGGGTAACGCGGAACTCGTGCCATGCAGCCTCTCGGTCGAAGTGTTTGAGCGCCTTGCCGAAGGCGCAGCGAACGCGGCGGTGCTGCCCATCGAGAACTCCCTGCATGGAGCCGTGGCGGACCATTACGATCTGTTGCTGAACCACCAGGTTCGTATCGTGGGCGAACGCTCGCTTCGCATCCGCCATGCCCTGATTGCAGCGACGAACGTTCCCATCGAGCAGATCGAGCGAGTTTTGTCGCACCCGGTCGCGCTCTCGCAATGCCGCCGCTTCTTCCTGGCCCACCCCAAATGCCGAGCGGTTCCGGCGTATGACACCGCGGGCAGCGTGAAGCTGGTGCTGGCGAGCGGCAATCCAGCCGAGGCCGCGATCGCCGCACCGTATGCGGCTGAGGTGTACGGCGGGACAATACTGCGCCGGGACCTGGAGGACGATCCGCAGAACTTTACCCGGTTCCTGCTGCTGGTGCCTACTGCCGCGGCGCCTCTGGATACCCTGGCTGCGGAGCAACCGGTCAAGGCGAGCCTGGCGTTCTCCATAGCCCACAGGCCCGGCTCGCTGGTGTATGCCCTGTCTCTGCTGGCAGAACACGGCGCCGATCTCACGCGGATCGAATCCCGTCCCGTGCCGGGTCGGCCCTGGGAATACGTCTTCTTTGTCGATCTCCGGATGCAATCGCTGGCCGGCTTAGACGCAGTGCTACAGAGCTTGTCCCGGGAATGCCATTTTGTCAAAGAATTGGGCCGATACACCGAATCCGTAACGGTGGAGACCACGGCTGCCGAACCAGCGCGCGTCTGA
- a CDS encoding lmo0937 family membrane protein, whose amino-acid sequence MATLEVYVATMLMWLERPRISALAASVQGIRRKTMLWTITILLVVLWILGLVSSYTLGGWIHILLVLAVIILIFNLLSGRRAL is encoded by the coding sequence ATGGCAACCCTCGAAGTGTACGTGGCAACTATGTTGATGTGGCTGGAAAGGCCGCGCATTTCAGCCCTGGCGGCAAGCGTTCAGGGCATCAGGAGAAAGACGATGCTTTGGACGATAACCATCCTTCTGGTTGTGCTCTGGATTCTTGGTCTGGTCAGCAGCTACACGCTCGGCGGTTGGATTCACATTTTGCTGGTGTTGGCCGTGATCATTCTGATCTTCAACCTGTTGAGCGGACGCCGAGCGCTGTAG
- a CDS encoding CsbD family protein, translated as MNFDEIKGKAQNAFGKAEEAVGEAIGSRNLSNAGAEDRLKGAATETWGNAKDAVGKAHDSATESSRDAHADAAYQAGRADGHIESGNASLRDRIVSGAEHFKDNMNEKIDHFKAEQDAKRDRF; from the coding sequence ATGAATTTTGACGAGATCAAGGGAAAAGCCCAGAACGCGTTCGGCAAGGCCGAGGAAGCAGTTGGCGAAGCGATTGGCAGCCGCAATCTCTCAAATGCCGGCGCGGAAGATCGCCTGAAGGGTGCCGCCACGGAGACCTGGGGCAATGCCAAGGACGCGGTAGGCAAGGCACATGACTCCGCGACGGAGTCCTCGCGGGATGCTCATGCCGACGCAGCCTACCAGGCCGGACGAGCGGACGGACATATCGAATCCGGCAATGCGAGCTTGCGCGACCGCATTGTGAGTGGAGCGGAACACTTCAAAGACAACATGAACGAAAAGATCGACCACTTCAAAGCAGAGCAGGACGCCAAGCGCGATCGCTTCTAA
- a CDS encoding PEP-CTERM sorting domain-containing protein, with amino-acid sequence MNRFALLPTLCLLAGLSVAHASSYGPLSDGYGLTVGSTTLNQTNTTVDPLSGVLSFSDGLSNYTFAEVNASPLVNALSITRVCVLVNLSGCQSSTITISDASLLNGTLALSAAAQVSAHLSGSAVASVGATTSNGTTGISTLTFVGTSATLGLQTAVVGTQSDPFPVNSPVPEPGTISLVLSGALGVAAAARRRLLGA; translated from the coding sequence ATGAACCGCTTTGCATTACTTCCTACTCTCTGCCTTCTCGCCGGTCTTTCAGTTGCGCACGCTAGCAGCTACGGACCCCTCAGTGATGGTTATGGCCTGACCGTCGGCAGCACGACGCTCAACCAGACCAACACCACCGTCGACCCCCTCAGCGGCGTGCTGAGCTTTTCAGACGGCCTCTCGAATTACACGTTCGCAGAGGTGAACGCTTCGCCCTTGGTGAATGCGTTATCCATCACGCGTGTATGCGTCCTGGTCAACCTTTCCGGTTGCCAGAGCTCGACGATCACGATTTCGGATGCCAGCCTGCTGAATGGGACCCTTGCCCTGAGTGCAGCCGCCCAGGTGTCGGCTCACCTGTCAGGGTCGGCCGTGGCTTCGGTCGGGGCGACCACTTCCAACGGCACGACAGGCATCTCGACCCTTACGTTTGTTGGGACGTCCGCCACTCTGGGGCTCCAGACAGCCGTTGTGGGTACGCAGTCCGACCCGTTCCCGGTAAATAGCCCGGTGCCGGAACCGGGCACCATCAGCCTCGTACTCTCGGGCGCCTTGGGAGTGGCTGCCGCAGCGCGCCGCCGCCTCCTGGGAGCCTAG
- a CDS encoding UbiA-like polyprenyltransferase yields the protein MGTLTAVARNTRVTLEMIKWEHSVFALPFALTGAVLAAKGVPPWRTLLLIIVCMVSARTAAMAFNRLVDAEIDRINPRTATRAIPAGLLSSGFVGAFTLVSSLVFLVAAALLNRLTLLLAPVALGVVLAYSYMKRVTRWSHLVLGLALGIAPSAAWIAVRGTLDWRIVVLTMAVLLWVAGFDVLYACQDCEHDRANGLNSVPQAFGMSGAFWIARGMHAVLFVVLVWLVRLFHLHGIAMAGVGLVGALLLYEHSIISPRDIRRMNAAFFTLNGIISLVYFLAAAADVLVFGAS from the coding sequence ATGGGCACGCTGACGGCTGTGGCGCGCAACACGCGCGTCACCCTGGAGATGATCAAGTGGGAGCACTCGGTGTTTGCGCTGCCGTTTGCGCTGACCGGGGCGGTGCTGGCTGCGAAGGGCGTCCCGCCCTGGCGCACCCTTCTCCTGATCATCGTCTGCATGGTGAGTGCGCGCACCGCGGCCATGGCCTTCAACCGCCTCGTCGATGCGGAAATTGATCGCATCAATCCCCGCACGGCGACGCGGGCAATTCCGGCCGGGCTCCTGTCGAGCGGCTTTGTCGGGGCGTTCACCCTGGTCAGCTCCCTGGTGTTCCTGGTGGCTGCGGCCCTGCTCAACCGCCTCACGTTGCTGCTGGCGCCCGTGGCTCTCGGCGTTGTGCTCGCATACAGCTACATGAAGCGGGTCACGCGCTGGTCGCACCTGGTACTGGGCCTCGCGCTGGGCATTGCGCCCTCTGCTGCGTGGATTGCGGTCCGGGGCACGCTTGACTGGCGCATCGTGGTGCTCACCATGGCGGTGCTGCTGTGGGTGGCGGGCTTCGACGTTCTATACGCCTGTCAGGATTGCGAACACGACCGGGCCAACGGCCTGAACAGCGTTCCGCAGGCTTTTGGGATGAGCGGAGCGTTCTGGATCGCGCGAGGCATGCACGCCGTCCTCTTCGTCGTGCTGGTTTGGCTGGTGCGGCTGTTCCACCTGCACGGGATAGCCATGGCTGGGGTGGGGCTGGTCGGAGCTCTGCTCCTGTACGAGCACTCGATCATCTCGCCCAGAGATATCCGCCGGATGAATGCAGCGTTCTTCACGCTGAACGGGATCATCTCGCTGGTCTATTTCCTCGCCGCGGCTGCGGACGTCCTCGTGTTCGGCGCTTCCTGA
- a CDS encoding BON domain-containing protein, whose product MKHATVSKFVTAIALAATLSLPVLAQTNDADVQAEVQKSLDSKRFSGVTATVKDGVVTLTGTVDVYATKEDAEHKIHHKKGVVAVSNQIVVGGGPASETPVSDIELRNKLAEKLAYDRVGYGTTAFNSFTIGVQNGVVTLGGVAYGPTDKDSAVSLVSHYPGVRDVIDNIEVAPVSPNDDRIRLAAARAIYGFPSLNKYAIDPAKPIRITVVNGNITLTGVVDNQADKDAAGIRANGVSGAFKVTNDLQVANSSGRER is encoded by the coding sequence ATGAAGCATGCTACCGTTTCCAAGTTTGTTACTGCGATTGCGCTTGCGGCCACGCTCAGCCTGCCCGTGCTGGCGCAAACCAACGATGCGGACGTGCAGGCAGAGGTTCAGAAGAGCCTGGATTCGAAGCGCTTCAGCGGTGTGACAGCGACGGTGAAGGATGGCGTCGTCACCCTAACCGGGACGGTGGACGTGTACGCCACCAAAGAGGACGCCGAGCACAAGATCCACCACAAGAAGGGCGTCGTCGCTGTCAGCAACCAGATCGTCGTGGGTGGCGGGCCGGCCAGCGAAACTCCCGTGTCCGACATCGAGTTGCGGAACAAACTGGCAGAAAAGCTCGCGTATGATCGCGTGGGCTACGGAACCACCGCGTTCAACAGCTTCACCATCGGCGTGCAGAACGGTGTAGTCACGCTGGGCGGCGTAGCGTACGGACCGACGGACAAGGATTCGGCGGTATCGCTGGTCTCGCACTACCCGGGCGTTCGGGACGTGATCGACAACATCGAGGTCGCTCCGGTTTCGCCGAACGACGACCGTATCCGCCTGGCCGCCGCGCGGGCGATCTATGGCTTTCCGTCTCTCAACAAGTACGCCATCGATCCCGCCAAGCCGATTCGCATCACGGTCGTCAACGGCAACATCACCCTTACCGGGGTGGTCGACAATCAGGCGGACAAGGACGCTGCTGGCATCCGCGCGAACGGCGTTTCAGGGGCGTTCAAGGTGACGAACGACCTGCAAGTCGCGAACAGCAGCGGGCGCGAGCGCTAA